The following proteins are co-located in the Streptomyces sp. NBC_01198 genome:
- a CDS encoding lytic transglycosylase domain-containing protein, with protein MAARRYGRRLRRGAAGTAVAAAAMAALSASQAPGFLPVAHAAEHQEAPSAVAPPPGPAIDGGSPYITDLPPLNTPTGPPLVTPPTTPGTSVNLPGGSAGLPATVLAAYQRAEASVAESDPGCHLPWQLLAAIGQVESGQARGGAVDANGTTYSPILGPVLNGKGFADITDTDGGRYDGDAVHDRAVGPMQFIPSTWEHWGVDGNGDGVDNPNNVYDAALAAAHYLCAGGRDLAVPKEMDRAILGYNHSQAYLDLVRSWYDHFRQGGAVSMPDRSGTPGSSGNPISSAGTPTGTPTGTPTGTPSAPPTAPASPRPSVSRPPAAPGKPSSPGKPSIPPTTGQPSTPPGGPTTTPPTGTPTDPPTTPGCGTESPTPTPSETATPTPTDTPTGDPCDTPTPSPSGSSTPTPAASVTVTTEATTDAD; from the coding sequence CGCTCAGCGCGTCGCAGGCACCGGGCTTCCTCCCGGTCGCCCACGCAGCCGAGCATCAGGAGGCCCCGTCCGCGGTCGCGCCGCCGCCCGGCCCGGCCATCGACGGCGGCTCGCCGTACATCACCGACCTGCCGCCGCTGAACACCCCGACCGGCCCGCCGCTGGTGACCCCGCCGACCACGCCCGGCACCTCGGTGAACCTGCCCGGCGGCAGCGCGGGACTGCCCGCGACCGTGCTCGCGGCGTATCAGCGCGCCGAGGCGTCCGTCGCCGAGAGCGACCCCGGCTGCCACCTGCCGTGGCAACTGCTCGCCGCCATCGGTCAGGTGGAGTCGGGCCAGGCCCGCGGCGGCGCGGTCGACGCGAACGGCACCACGTACTCCCCGATCCTGGGCCCGGTGCTCAACGGCAAGGGCTTCGCGGACATCACCGACACCGACGGCGGCCGTTACGACGGCGACGCGGTGCACGACCGGGCCGTCGGGCCCATGCAGTTCATCCCCTCCACGTGGGAGCACTGGGGTGTGGACGGCAACGGCGACGGGGTCGACAACCCCAACAATGTCTACGACGCCGCGCTCGCCGCCGCCCACTACCTGTGCGCGGGCGGCCGCGACCTGGCCGTGCCGAAGGAGATGGACCGGGCGATCCTCGGCTACAACCACTCGCAGGCCTACTTGGACCTGGTCAGGTCCTGGTACGACCACTTCAGGCAGGGTGGCGCCGTGTCGATGCCCGACCGTTCCGGCACCCCCGGCAGCAGCGGCAACCCGATCTCGTCGGCCGGTACTCCGACCGGTACACCGACAGGTACGCCGACCGGCACGCCGTCCGCGCCGCCCACCGCGCCGGCCAGCCCCAGGCCGTCGGTAAGCCGCCCGCCGGCCGCGCCCGGCAAGCCGAGCAGCCCGGGCAAGCCGAGCATCCCCCCGACGACCGGTCAGCCCAGCACCCCGCCGGGCGGCCCGACGACGACCCCGCCGACCGGGACGCCCACCGACCCGCCGACCACCCCCGGTTGCGGTACCGAGTCGCCGACCCCCACCCCGAGCGAGACCGCCACGCCCACGCCCACGGACACGCCCACCGGCGACCCGTGCGACACCCCCACGCCGAGCCCGTCCGGCTCGTCCACCCCGACCCCGGCGGCCAGCGTCACCGTGACCACCGAGGCGACCACCGACGCGGACTGA